In Flavobacterium sp. N3904, one DNA window encodes the following:
- a CDS encoding helix-turn-helix domain-containing protein, which translates to MEPTKKGHCPKIEYKKIGFDLKLSIIDQISNGQISLNHASKLHGISRSSITYWMKKLRSFEQNSKTMSKNQELKKLKERIEELEFIKDFQQMIIADFEVSTNLDFAKKSLPEALLKEVEKKKKDLLKSNGSPGASE; encoded by the coding sequence ATGGAACCCACAAAAAAAGGACACTGTCCAAAAATTGAGTACAAAAAAATCGGTTTTGACTTAAAACTTTCCATCATTGACCAAATTTCAAACGGTCAAATTTCCCTAAATCATGCTTCTAAGTTGCATGGAATTTCTCGGTCTTCAATAACGTATTGGATGAAAAAATTGCGTTCCTTTGAGCAAAACTCCAAAACTATGAGCAAGAATCAAGAACTAAAAAAACTTAAAGAGCGTATCGAAGAATTGGAATTCATTAAAGACTTTCAACAAATGATAATTGCTGATTTTGAAGTAAGTACTAATCTTGATTTTGCAAAAAAGTCATTGCCCGAAGCATTGCTAAAAGAAGTGGAGAAAAAGAAAAAAGACCTTTTAAAATCAAATGGTTCTCCAGGTGCTTCGGAATAA
- a CDS encoding integrase core domain-containing protein encodes MRVQLVKDALEMAVKSRRYKHENLIHHSDRGMQYCCPDFAEFAKSKNIILSTTQNSSPYENAVAERINGILKHEFGLNKTIPDLKTAQKMVKQAIEIYNNERRHCSLGMKTPEFAHVNQIHKYKSYKKNKIAILVA; translated from the coding sequence ATGCGCGTACAACTGGTCAAAGATGCTTTAGAAATGGCTGTTAAAAGCAGACGATACAAGCATGAAAATTTAATCCATCATTCCGATAGAGGGATGCAATATTGTTGTCCAGATTTTGCTGAATTTGCTAAATCTAAGAACATTATTTTAAGTACAACACAAAATTCAAGCCCATATGAAAATGCAGTTGCAGAAAGAATTAATGGAATATTAAAACATGAATTTGGTCTAAATAAAACAATTCCTGACTTAAAAACAGCTCAAAAAATGGTTAAACAAGCAATAGAAATTTATAACAACGAACGTAGACATTGCTCTTTGGGAATGAAAACACCTGAATTTGCACATGTGAATCAAATTCACAAATACAAATCCTATAAGAAGAATAAAATCGCTATTTTAGTTGCGTAG
- a CDS encoding type II toxin-antitoxin system RelE/ParE family toxin: MEEKRKTRTIIFYKDYFEEFFVKQREKVRAKIIWTFDLIEEVDKVPETYLKHIESTDGLYEIRIQQSSDIFRIFCFFDKGKIVVLANGFQKKTQKTPKKEIEKALKIMEEYKNEK; this comes from the coding sequence GTGGAAGAAAAAAGAAAAACTAGAACAATAATATTTTACAAAGATTACTTTGAAGAATTCTTTGTGAAGCAAAGGGAAAAAGTAAGAGCCAAAATAATTTGGACTTTTGACTTGATAGAGGAAGTTGACAAAGTACCTGAAACGTATCTTAAACATATTGAAAGCACGGACGGGCTTTACGAAATTAGAATTCAACAATCGAGCGATATTTTTAGAATATTTTGCTTTTTTGACAAAGGAAAAATTGTGGTCTTAGCAAATGGTTTTCAAAAGAAAACGCAAAAGACACCGAAAAAAGAAATTGAAAAGGCTCTTAAAATAATGGAGGAATATAAAAATGAAAAATAA
- a CDS encoding helix-turn-helix domain-containing protein, giving the protein MKNNNIKTLSEFKDKHYGKVGTTERDQLDSGYEQFKLGVLIHEARLEKGMTQEQLAIKCGTTKSYISRIENNVKEVRLSTLQKIVELGLGGHLELSIKL; this is encoded by the coding sequence ATGAAAAATAACAACATAAAAACGCTATCAGAGTTTAAGGATAAACACTATGGCAAAGTAGGAACCACAGAACGTGACCAATTAGATTCGGGTTACGAACAGTTTAAACTTGGTGTTTTAATACACGAAGCACGACTTGAAAAAGGAATGACACAAGAACAACTCGCAATAAAATGTGGCACTACTAAGTCATATATTTCAAGAATTGAAAACAATGTAAAAGAGGTGCGTTTATCAACATTGCAAAAAATTGTTGAACTTGGATTGGGTGGACATTTGGAACTTTCAATAAAGCTTTAA
- a CDS encoding IS110 family transposase — protein sequence MSKFKHFLGVDVSKEYFDAVVILDRNKEKSIHSQFVNDYKGIKSLCKWLKEQGSTFENTLVCLEHTGMYGKLIIKCLMIEKFSLWVEMSLKIIRSIGVQRGKNDKVDAQRIAFYAMKNVEEAVIFNAPRMEINKMRNLLSLREKLVATKASLLRNVKELKAFDLEVARLSEKLQKSTIKGIDLDLKNIEKQLDKTINEDENISRIFTLVSSVIGIGKVTALFLICFTNEFTMYTTPRQLACYAGVVPFEHTSGKSIRSKPKVHYVANKKLKKQLHMCALSAITSDPELKNYFNRKVEEVKNKMLIINNVRNKLVHRVCACIRENKMFEKRQVA from the coding sequence ATGAGCAAATTTAAACATTTTTTAGGTGTTGATGTGTCAAAAGAATATTTTGATGCCGTAGTAATTTTGGATAGAAATAAAGAAAAATCAATTCACAGCCAGTTTGTAAATGATTACAAAGGAATCAAGTCCCTTTGCAAATGGCTCAAGGAACAAGGTTCGACGTTTGAAAACACACTTGTTTGTTTAGAACACACAGGAATGTACGGTAAGTTAATAATCAAATGTCTAATGATTGAAAAGTTCTCACTTTGGGTCGAAATGTCACTGAAAATTATTCGCAGCATTGGGGTTCAAAGAGGCAAAAACGACAAAGTTGATGCCCAAAGAATTGCTTTTTATGCCATGAAAAATGTGGAGGAAGCAGTTATTTTTAATGCTCCCAGAATGGAAATCAACAAAATGAGAAATCTTTTGTCCCTGCGGGAAAAATTAGTTGCAACAAAAGCTTCTTTGTTGCGAAATGTAAAAGAACTCAAAGCCTTTGATTTGGAAGTAGCCAGACTCTCTGAAAAACTACAGAAAAGCACCATCAAGGGAATTGATTTGGATCTAAAAAACATTGAAAAACAATTGGACAAAACAATAAATGAGGATGAAAATATTTCTAGAATTTTCACTCTTGTCTCATCTGTTATTGGCATCGGAAAAGTAACGGCTTTGTTTTTGATTTGTTTTACAAACGAATTTACAATGTATACAACTCCTCGCCAACTGGCTTGTTATGCAGGTGTTGTACCTTTTGAACATACCTCGGGGAAAAGTATTCGCTCAAAACCAAAAGTCCATTATGTGGCTAACAAAAAATTAAAAAAACAGCTTCATATGTGTGCCTTGTCAGCAATTACCAGCGATCCTGAATTAAAAAATTATTTTAATCGAAAGGTGGAAGAAGTTAAAAACAAGATGCTTATCATAAACAATGTTAGGAACAAACTTGTACATAGAGTATGTGCATGCATAAGAGAAAACAAAATGTTTGAAAAAAGACAAGTAGCGTAA
- a CDS encoding type II toxin-antitoxin system ParD family antitoxin encodes MARNTSILLGDYFENFINEQISTGKYSSVSEVVRTALRVFEQEETKTKSLINELKIGEKSSKIRNFDRNKNLEMLKANFQK; translated from the coding sequence ATGGCACGGAATACATCAATATTATTAGGAGACTATTTTGAAAACTTTATTAATGAACAAATTTCTACAGGAAAATATAGTTCAGTAAGTGAAGTTGTTAGAACTGCTTTAAGAGTTTTTGAGCAAGAAGAAACTAAAACAAAATCTCTAATCAATGAATTAAAAATTGGTGAAAAGAGTAGTAAAATCAGAAATTTTGACCGCAATAAAAATCTTGAAATGCTAAAAGCTAATTTTCAAAAATAA
- a CDS encoding type II toxin-antitoxin system RelE/ParE family toxin: MPEYIISEKALEDINNIWIYTAENWSFEQADRYYNLIIDEIEYIVDNLDMARDFGKIRKSYRYSKVKSHLIFFKKDKANEIEVVRILHERMDIENRLAE; encoded by the coding sequence ATGCCAGAGTATATAATTAGTGAAAAGGCATTAGAAGATATTAATAACATTTGGATTTATACGGCGGAAAATTGGTCTTTTGAACAAGCAGATCGATATTATAACTTAATCATTGACGAAATTGAATATATCGTCGATAATTTAGATATGGCTCGTGACTTTGGGAAAATTAGAAAATCATATAGATACTCAAAAGTAAAATCACATTTAATTTTCTTTAAAAAAGACAAAGCAAATGAAATTGAAGTCGTTAGAATTTTACACGAAAGAATGGATATTGAAAACCGATTAGCGGAATAA
- a CDS encoding IS110 family transposase: MSKFKHFLGIDVSKEYFDAVVILDRNKEKSIHSQFVNDYKGIKSLCKWLKEQGSTFENTLVCLEHTGMYGKLIIKCLMIEKFSLWVEMSLKIIRSIGVQRGKNDKVDAQRIAFYAMKNVEEAVIFNAPRMEINKMRNLLSLREKLVATKASLLRNVKELKAFDLEVARLSEKLQKSTIKGIDLDLKNIEKQLDKTISDDENISRIFTLVTSVIGIGKVTALFLICFTNEFTMYTTPRQLACYAGVVPFEHTSGKSIRSKPKVHYVANKKLKKQLHMCALSAITSDPELKNYFNRKVEEGKNKMLIINNVRNKLVHRVCACIRENKMFEKRQVA, translated from the coding sequence ATGAGTAAATTTAAACATTTTTTAGGTATTGATGTGTCAAAAGAATATTTTGATGCCGTAGTAATTTTGGATAGAAATAAAGAAAAATCAATTCACAGCCAGTTTGTAAATGATTACAAAGGAATCAAGTCCCTTTGCAAATGGCTCAAGGAACAAGGTTCGACGTTTGAAAACACGCTTGTTTGTTTAGAACACACAGGAATGTACGGTAAGTTAATAATCAAATGTCTAATGATTGAAAAGTTCTCACTTTGGGTCGAAATGTCACTGAAAATTATTCGCAGCATTGGGGTTCAAAGAGGCAAAAACGACAAAGTTGATGCCCAAAGAATTGCTTTTTATGCCATGAAAAATGTGGAGGAAGCAGTTATTTTTAATGCTCCCAGAATGGAAATCAACAAAATGAGAAATCTTTTGTCCCTGCGGGAAAAATTAGTTGCAACAAAAGCTTCTTTGTTGCGAAATGTAAAAGAACTCAAAGCCTTTGATTTGGAAGTAGCCAGACTCTCTGAAAAACTACAGAAAAGCACCATCAAGGGAATTGATTTGGATCTAAAAAACATTGAAAAACAATTGGACAAAACAATAAGTGACGATGAAAATATTTCTAGAATTTTCACTCTTGTCACATCTGTTATTGGCATAGGAAAAGTAACGGCTTTGTTTTTGATTTGTTTTACAAACGAATTTACAATGTATACAACTCCTCGCCAACTGGCTTGTTATGCAGGTGTTGTACCTTTTGAACATACCTCGGGGAAAAGTATTCGCTCAAAACCAAAAGTCCATTATGTGGCTAACAAAAAATTAAAAAAACAGCTTCATATGTGTGCCTTGTCAGCAATTACCAGTGATCCAGAATTAAAAAATTATTTTAATCGAAAGGTGGAAGAAGGTAAAAACAAGATGCTTATCATAAACAATGTTAGGAACAAACTTGTACATAGAGTATGTGCATGCATAAGAGAAAACAAAATGTTTGAAAAAAGACAAGTAGCGTAA
- a CDS encoding SDR family NAD(P)-dependent oxidoreductase, whose protein sequence is MTKITLITGATSGIGKATAIKLAENGYNLILCGRREEKLKKLKNVLSKTIKIHSLIFDVRDRKEVELQINSLPNEWKNIDVLVNSAGNAHGLSSIQNGEIDDWDAMIDGNVKGLLYVSRAIIPQMVERKKGHIINLSSVAGKQTYANGAVYCASKKAVEAISEGMRLDLTEHGIKITNIAPGAVATEFSEIRFKGDKEKAQKVYEGYDPLLAEDIADFISYAVNAPDRVTIADVTIYSKAQSAPTTIYKK, encoded by the coding sequence ATGACAAAAATTACTTTAATAACAGGTGCAACTTCAGGAATAGGAAAAGCTACCGCAATTAAATTAGCCGAAAACGGATATAATTTAATACTGTGCGGACGCCGCGAGGAGAAACTGAAAAAATTGAAAAATGTATTATCAAAGACTATAAAAATTCACAGTTTGATTTTTGATGTTCGCGACAGAAAAGAAGTTGAACTTCAAATTAATTCTTTACCAAATGAATGGAAAAATATTGACGTACTAGTGAATAGTGCCGGTAATGCTCACGGACTCTCTTCTATCCAAAATGGAGAAATTGACGATTGGGACGCGATGATTGACGGAAATGTAAAAGGACTGTTGTATGTTTCAAGAGCAATAATTCCACAAATGGTAGAAAGAAAAAAAGGCCATATCATAAATTTGAGTTCAGTCGCGGGAAAACAAACCTATGCCAACGGTGCCGTTTATTGTGCTTCAAAAAAAGCAGTAGAAGCCATAAGCGAAGGAATGAGACTCGACTTAACCGAACATGGAATCAAAATAACCAATATCGCGCCGGGTGCAGTTGCAACAGAATTTTCGGAAATTAGATTCAAAGGAGATAAAGAAAAAGCTCAAAAAGTGTATGAAGGCTACGACCCATTATTAGCGGAAGATATAGCCGATTTTATATCTTATGCAGTCAATGCTCCCGATAGAGTAACCATTGCAGATGTGACAATATATTCTAAAGCACAATCTGCACCTACGACCATTTATAAAAAATAA
- a CDS encoding SRPBCC family protein, with amino-acid sequence MWTKSYSIVTNDVSKEQMWKLFSDVNNWHTWDTGIEFPKLEGKFEKGNHFMFQPKGGPKLKIEIIEAIENQNFTDFTKFPLAKMYGEHTFVDTPDGLEITTTMKVEGILSFLWIKLVAQKIVDTLATDMEVQIKTASKL; translated from the coding sequence ATGTGGACAAAATCATATTCAATAGTGACTAATGACGTTAGTAAAGAACAAATGTGGAAACTCTTTTCCGATGTAAATAATTGGCATACTTGGGATACAGGTATTGAATTTCCGAAATTAGAAGGCAAATTTGAAAAAGGGAATCATTTTATGTTTCAACCCAAAGGAGGTCCAAAATTAAAAATTGAAATAATTGAAGCAATAGAAAATCAAAATTTCACTGACTTTACAAAATTTCCATTAGCAAAAATGTATGGAGAACATACATTTGTAGACACACCAGACGGGCTAGAAATCACAACAACCATGAAAGTGGAAGGGATTTTGAGTTTTCTTTGGATAAAATTAGTCGCACAAAAAATTGTAGATACATTAGCAACGGATATGGAAGTACAAATAAAAACAGCTTCAAAACTATGA
- a CDS encoding EVE domain-containing protein yields MSKVKYWIATISKEHTMRGIAGGFMQVCHGKEAPLKRMRKGDYLLIYSSKITMEGNEKCQAFTAIGRIKDDEVYQFQMSETFKPFRKNIEFLECEETSIIPLIDDLEFIPNKKSWGYPFRFGFFEINENDFNFITSRMLQNQVTFQIPLNQ; encoded by the coding sequence ATGAGTAAAGTAAAATATTGGATAGCCACAATCTCCAAAGAACATACAATGAGAGGTATTGCAGGTGGTTTTATGCAAGTGTGTCATGGCAAAGAAGCTCCTTTAAAACGAATGAGAAAAGGGGATTACTTACTTATTTATTCTTCAAAAATCACAATGGAAGGAAACGAAAAGTGCCAAGCGTTTACGGCAATCGGAAGAATAAAGGACGATGAAGTGTATCAATTTCAAATGTCAGAAACCTTCAAACCCTTTAGAAAAAACATTGAATTTTTAGAATGTGAAGAAACCTCAATCATTCCGTTAATTGATGATCTTGAATTTATTCCAAACAAAAAATCTTGGGGATATCCATTTCGCTTCGGTTTCTTTGAAATTAACGAAAATGATTTTAACTTTATAACTTCCAGAATGCTTCAAAATCAAGTAACTTTCCAGATTCCTTTAAATCAATAA